The Gemella haemolysans genome includes a region encoding these proteins:
- a CDS encoding APC family permease, giving the protein MEKDAKKIFWYTLAFMAFSTVWAFGNVVNGYSEFGGLKSIVSWILIFVIYFIPYSLIVGELGSTFKDAGGGVSSWISSTHGKLLAYYTGWTMWVVHMPYISQKPSRIIAAFSWTVFRDNRISKMNITYLQIISLVIFLVALFLAARGVNLIKKMAMLAGSSMFIMSLLFVVMAITAPSITGAKTFNIDWSLDTFMPTFDIKYITSIAILVFAVGGCEKISPYVNKMKNPSKDFPRGMIALVVMVCTTAILGTFALALMFDTNNIPKDLLTNGTYYAFQTLGNYYGVGNLFLVIYAIVDLIGQVSVVIISIDAPLRMLLSSSDEKYIPKKLLVKNENDVYVNGLKLVGVIVSILLIIPMFGIKEVNDLFRWLVKLNAVTMPLRYLWVFAAYIFLKKSAEKFQSEYKFVKNKFVGMGLGAWCFFLTAFACISGMYTPESSFQTVMNIVTPIVLLSLGLIMPYLARKNNK; this is encoded by the coding sequence TGAGTTCGGCGGTTTAAAATCTATAGTTTCTTGGATTTTAATTTTTGTTATATACTTTATTCCGTATTCATTAATAGTTGGTGAGCTAGGTTCTACTTTCAAAGATGCAGGTGGAGGTGTTAGTTCTTGGATAAGTTCTACACATGGTAAATTACTTGCTTACTATACTGGATGGACAATGTGGGTCGTACACATGCCTTATATTTCACAAAAACCATCTCGTATTATCGCAGCGTTTAGCTGGACAGTATTCCGTGATAATCGTATTAGTAAAATGAATATCACATATTTACAAATTATTTCACTGGTAATTTTCTTAGTAGCTTTATTCTTAGCAGCTCGTGGAGTTAACTTAATTAAAAAAATGGCTATGTTAGCTGGATCATCAATGTTTATTATGTCATTATTATTCGTTGTTATGGCTATCACAGCACCATCTATTACTGGAGCAAAAACATTTAATATCGATTGGTCATTAGATACATTCATGCCAACATTTGATATTAAATACATAACTTCGATTGCCATATTAGTCTTTGCGGTCGGTGGTTGTGAGAAGATTTCTCCTTATGTAAATAAAATGAAAAATCCATCTAAAGACTTCCCACGTGGAATGATCGCCTTAGTTGTTATGGTTTGTACAACAGCTATTTTAGGAACATTCGCCCTTGCGTTAATGTTCGATACAAATAACATTCCTAAAGATTTATTAACTAACGGAACTTACTACGCGTTCCAAACTCTAGGTAACTACTACGGTGTTGGTAACTTATTCTTAGTTATCTATGCGATCGTTGATTTAATCGGACAAGTTTCTGTTGTTATTATCTCAATCGATGCTCCACTTCGTATGTTATTAAGTAGTTCTGATGAAAAATACATTCCTAAAAAATTATTAGTTAAAAATGAAAATGATGTGTATGTAAATGGATTAAAACTTGTAGGAGTAATTGTTTCAATCCTACTAATTATCCCTATGTTCGGAATTAAAGAAGTTAATGATTTATTCAGATGGTTAGTTAAACTTAATGCTGTTACTATGCCATTACGTTACCTATGGGTATTTGCTGCATATATCTTCTTAAAAAAATCAGCTGAAAAATTCCAATCTGAATACAAATTTGTTAAAAATAAATTTGTAGGTATGGGACTAGGTGCTTGGTGTTTCTTCTTAACAGCCTTTGCTTGTATTTCTGGTATGTACACTCCAGAAAGTTCTTTCCAAACAGTTATGAATATTGTAACTCCAATCGTTCTACTTTCATTAGGATTAATCATGCCTTACTTAGCAAGAAAAAATAACAAATAA